A region of Pongo pygmaeus isolate AG05252 chromosome 15, NHGRI_mPonPyg2-v2.0_pri, whole genome shotgun sequence DNA encodes the following proteins:
- the BTBD7 gene encoding BTB/POZ domain-containing protein 7 isoform X3: MGANASNYPHSCSPRVGGNSQAQQTFIGTSSYSQQGYGCESKLYSLDHGHEKPQDKKKRTSGLATLKKKFIKRRKSNRSADHAKQMRELLSGWDVRDVNALVEEYEGTSALKELSLQASLARPEARTLQKDMADLYEYKYCTDVDLIFQETCFPVHRAILAARCPFFKTLLSASPEYGAEIIMDINTAGIDMPMFSALLHYLYTGEFGMEDSRFQNVDILVQLSEEFGTPNSLDVDMRGLFDYMCYYDVVLSFSSDSELVEAFGGNQNCLDEELKAHKAVISARSPFFRNLLQRRIRTGEEITDRTLRTPTRIILDESIIPKKYAKVILHCMYTDVVDLSVLHCSPSVGSLSEVQALVAGKPNMTRAEEAMELYHIALFLEFNMLAQEETTVSRPACAAAEFSNSCLLPQSYI; this comes from the exons ATGGGTGCTAATGCATCTAATTATCCTCATTCATGTTCCCCGAGGGTAGGGGGAAATTCACAGGCCCAACAGACTTTCATAG gGACATCATCCTATTCTCAGCAAGGCTATGGTTGTGAATCAAAGTTGTATAGCCTTGACCATGGCCATGAGAAAccacaagacaaaaaaaagagaacctCTGGCCTTGCCACCCTCAAAAAGAAGTTTATTAAGCGTCGGAAATCTAATAGGTCTGCCGATCATGCCAAGCAGATGCGAGAACTCCTCTCTGGGTGGGATGTTAGAGATGTCAATGCATTAGTGGAGGAATATGAGGGAACGTCAGCATTAAAGGAGCTTTCTCTACAAGCCAGTTTGGCTAGACCAGAAGCCCGGACATTGCAGAAAGATATGGCTGATCTTTATGAGTACAAGTATTGTACTGATGTAGACTTAATATTTCAAGAAACTTGTTTTCCTGTTCATCGTGCCATTTTGGCAGCAAggtgtccattttttaaaacactgcttTCTGCCTCACCTGAGTATGGGGCAGAGATAATAATGGACATCAATACAGCTGGTATTGATATGCCCATGTTTTCTGCTTTGTTACACTACCTTTATACAGGAGAGTTTGGAATGGAGGACTCAAGGTTTCAAAATGTCGATATCCTTGTTCAGCTTAGTGAAGAATTTGGAACACCAAATTCCCTTGATGTAGATATGCGTGGACTCTTTGATTACATGTGTTATTATGATGTCGTCCTTAGTTTTTCTTCAGACTCTGAACTGGTTGAAGCTTTTGGTGGAAATCAGAACTGTTTAGATGAAGAGCTCAAAGCCCACAAGGCTGTTATTTCTGCACGGTCCCCATTTTTTCGAAATTTATTACAAAGGAGGATACGAACTGGTGAAGAAATCACAGACCGAACTTTGAGGACTCCCACAAGAATTATATTAGATGAGTCCATTATAccaaaaaaatatgcaaaagtgATATTACACTGTATGTATACCGACGTGGTGGACCTCTCTGTTTTGCACTGTAGCCCCTCTGTGGGGAGTCTCAGTGAAGTTCAGGCTCTCGTCGCAGGGAAGCCAAACATGACCAGGGCAGAAGAAGCCATGGAACTTTACCACATAGCACTGTTCTTGGAATTTAACATGCTTGCACAAG